The Nitrospirales bacterium genome includes a window with the following:
- a CDS encoding STAS domain-containing protein has protein sequence MEASLTIEKDRVILKLWGRFDVKWRQEFLTAFSQAKDENTEEIVVDLREVPFIDSTALGLLMVAHNQCKTSSRTLRLCVSHGHVKRTLEQMKISELVSMVLTI, from the coding sequence GTGGAAGCCAGCCTGACGATCGAAAAAGACCGTGTCATCCTCAAGCTCTGGGGGCGCTTTGACGTAAAGTGGCGCCAAGAATTTCTCACGGCCTTTAGCCAAGCCAAAGACGAAAACACTGAAGAAATTGTCGTGGATTTGCGAGAGGTTCCCTTTATTGACAGCACCGCGTTAGGGCTTCTTATGGTCGCACATAATCAGTGCAAAACCTCGTCACGCACCTTGCGCCTGTGCGTATCCCATGGTCATGTCAAACGAACGCTCGAGCAGATGAAAATTTCTGAACTTGTCTCTATGGTTTTAACGATTTGA
- a CDS encoding pentapeptide repeat-containing protein, with the protein MTPRIPSDPMYQLLREGKVEDFNDRRALGENVDLTNCDFRNVDLRGLDANGLDLRGAYFRQADLRGVDLSEAQLEGASINGAHISGTYFPKALSSTEILLSFQHGTRMRYSA; encoded by the coding sequence ATGACACCACGCATACCTTCAGATCCCATGTACCAGTTACTTCGGGAAGGAAAGGTCGAGGACTTTAACGACCGGCGGGCTTTGGGTGAGAACGTTGATCTTACGAACTGTGATTTTCGGAACGTCGATCTTCGAGGGTTAGACGCAAATGGCCTCGATCTTCGAGGTGCGTATTTTCGGCAAGCCGATCTTCGTGGTGTAGACCTTTCGGAAGCGCAATTAGAAGGCGCTAGCATCAACGGTGCCCATATCTCCGGCACCTATTTCCCCAAGGCCCTGAGTTCCACAGAGATCTTACTCTCTTTTCAACATGGAACGAGGATGCGCTATTCCGCTTAA
- a CDS encoding haloacid dehalogenase-like hydrolase — protein sequence MSHPHNIIAIVYDFDHTLSPHYMQDHTILRHAGIDPKEFWPSCTALIQSKGYDQELAYMKKLLEHEAIRALSNKDLETMGAELTFFPGVPDCFEELNALFGPEEYEEFGIRLEHYVVSSGLKAILDGSLIAKHVKAIFGCEFDEDDGHISFPKRTISHTQKTQFLFRVNKGLLDLDQDVNDHMPEEVRRVPFRHMIYVGDGPTDVPCFTLMKKNGGFAVAVYNAEDHSRRSFEKCYQLAHHADRVHFMAPADYREGSHLRLILEQHIKEIAKGVLEERRQGVEKSRVAAPTP from the coding sequence ATGAGTCACCCCCATAATATCATCGCTATCGTGTATGACTTTGATCATACCCTGAGTCCCCATTATATGCAGGACCATACTATTCTGCGCCATGCGGGCATCGATCCCAAGGAATTCTGGCCGAGTTGTACGGCCTTGATTCAATCGAAGGGCTATGACCAGGAATTAGCCTACATGAAAAAGCTGCTCGAGCATGAGGCCATTCGCGCCCTGTCTAACAAAGATCTGGAGACCATGGGAGCGGAGCTGACGTTTTTCCCGGGGGTGCCTGATTGTTTTGAGGAATTGAATGCGTTGTTTGGCCCCGAAGAGTATGAAGAATTCGGGATACGTTTAGAACACTATGTTGTGAGTTCAGGGCTCAAGGCCATCCTTGACGGAAGTCTTATTGCCAAGCATGTCAAAGCAATCTTTGGCTGTGAGTTTGATGAAGATGACGGACACATTAGTTTTCCCAAGCGGACGATTAGCCACACGCAAAAAACACAATTTTTGTTTCGGGTCAATAAGGGCCTGCTGGACTTGGATCAAGACGTCAATGATCACATGCCCGAAGAAGTGCGACGAGTGCCGTTTCGTCATATGATTTACGTCGGAGATGGGCCAACCGATGTGCCGTGCTTCACGCTCATGAAAAAGAATGGCGGATTTGCCGTGGCCGTGTATAACGCCGAAGATCATTCTCGCCGGTCATTTGAGAAATGTTACCAACTGGCCCATCATGCCGATCGAGTGCATTTCATGGCACCAGCCGATTACCGGGAGGGGAGTCATTTGCGTTTGATATTGGAACAACACATCAAGGAGATTGCGAAGGGCGTGCTCGAAGAACGGCGGCAGGGAGTCGAGAAGTCACGGGTCGCAGCGCCGACTCCATAG
- a CDS encoding DEAD/DEAH box helicase family protein, which translates to MPQPPDPWTSPLRPWQEEAFSAISQHASPNFLAVATPGAGKTRLALHVAHDALTKGRADRIVVVCPTTHLRGQWAKAAHLEGLQLDPTSSTQQDREANDFHGLATTYQQVCLEPTRYRAQCLRSKTLVIFDEIHHAGEGKEWGDALRVAFDPAVQRLLLSGTPFRSDQNPIPYVRYDSARRSIADFQYGYPEALRDHVCRPVIFPSYEGELAWTSRGETVEATFKDGIKKPWRRERLRTALLQDRWLGQVIQDADERLSAVRSAGHDRAGGLIVAMSQTHARDIAALVQELTSERALVAVSDDPTAHKTIQRFARGRQRWLVAVNMVSEGVDIPRLRVGVYATNVLTEMYFRQVVGRFVRVNEHGGQDRKSYLYISQDPTIVQHAKQITEERAHALKERDFPVSQPLAAPSQRTGQDDDFVPLDGVARADEWIGGTFFLTHPEVPESQQAFFRPNSSAQESNPEEGPTSPKPPEPELSLFEQKASLRDHHKQLVSQLTRKERLDPWQVNTALKDATGTSIHEATISQLKKRLQLLDRWLARGFLKPRLRR; encoded by the coding sequence ATGCCGCAGCCACCCGATCCCTGGACCTCGCCGCTTCGCCCCTGGCAGGAAGAAGCATTTTCGGCCATTTCCCAGCATGCTTCCCCGAACTTTCTAGCTGTCGCCACGCCCGGTGCCGGGAAAACCCGGCTCGCGTTGCATGTCGCGCACGATGCACTCACGAAAGGACGAGCCGATCGAATCGTGGTCGTCTGCCCCACTACGCATTTGCGCGGACAATGGGCCAAGGCCGCTCATCTTGAAGGCCTTCAGCTTGACCCCACCTCGTCCACTCAACAGGATCGCGAGGCCAACGATTTTCATGGATTAGCCACCACCTACCAACAAGTCTGCCTCGAACCTACACGCTATCGAGCGCAATGCCTTCGATCGAAGACATTGGTCATTTTTGATGAAATCCACCATGCGGGAGAGGGGAAGGAGTGGGGTGATGCCTTACGCGTGGCCTTTGACCCAGCCGTTCAACGGCTCCTCCTTTCAGGGACACCATTCCGCAGTGACCAGAATCCCATCCCCTACGTCCGTTACGATTCGGCCCGCCGCAGTATCGCTGACTTTCAATATGGATACCCTGAAGCCCTTCGGGATCATGTCTGCCGTCCAGTCATCTTTCCATCGTATGAAGGGGAACTGGCTTGGACGTCACGAGGTGAAACCGTTGAAGCCACGTTCAAAGACGGCATAAAAAAACCATGGCGTCGTGAACGACTGCGCACCGCGCTCTTACAAGACCGCTGGCTTGGTCAAGTCATTCAGGATGCCGATGAACGACTATCTGCCGTGCGTTCGGCTGGCCACGACCGGGCTGGTGGCCTGATTGTCGCCATGTCCCAGACACATGCTCGCGACATCGCGGCACTCGTTCAAGAACTCACGAGTGAACGGGCGCTAGTCGCCGTTTCCGATGACCCCACGGCCCACAAGACGATTCAGCGCTTTGCCAGAGGACGGCAACGATGGTTAGTCGCGGTCAATATGGTGAGCGAAGGCGTCGATATCCCTCGGCTGCGAGTCGGCGTCTATGCCACCAATGTGTTAACGGAAATGTATTTTCGTCAGGTCGTTGGTCGCTTTGTCCGGGTCAATGAGCATGGAGGGCAGGATCGTAAATCCTACCTCTACATCTCTCAAGATCCCACGATCGTGCAGCATGCGAAACAGATCACCGAAGAACGCGCCCACGCGTTGAAGGAACGGGATTTTCCCGTTTCACAGCCTTTAGCGGCGCCCAGCCAAAGAACCGGACAGGATGACGACTTCGTTCCATTAGACGGCGTAGCGCGTGCCGATGAATGGATAGGAGGAACGTTTTTTCTGACTCATCCTGAAGTCCCCGAATCACAGCAAGCCTTTTTTCGCCCTAACAGCTCTGCTCAAGAATCCAATCCCGAAGAAGGACCGACCTCGCCCAAACCACCTGAACCTGAATTGAGCCTCTTCGAGCAGAAGGCCAGCTTGCGGGACCATCATAAACAACTCGTCTCTCAGTTGACCCGCAAAGAACGGCTCGACCCCTGGCAAGTGAATACCGCACTAAAAGACGCGACCGGGACCTCCATTCACGAGGCGACAATCAGCCAACTCAAGAAACGCCTTCAATTGCTCGACCGTTGGCTGGCCCGGGGATTCCTCAAGCCGCGGCTTCGCCGTTAA